Genomic DNA from Frankiaceae bacterium:
CAACCCCGGACGAGCGGCGCCCGCGCACCCGCGTCGGCCCAACCCTGCAGCCCAGCAGCCGGTCTCACGCGTAGTGATCTTCAAAGAACGACTGAGCCCGGCGCCAACCACGCCGTCAGGATGGAAAAGGCTCCGGGTTGCACCCCGTGCGGGGAAAAGAAGCAATGCGCACCCGAGTTGCCCGGAGGTGGTCATGGGAACGCGACGTGTCACTCGCGGTGACCAGCCAGCCTGTTTCGCCAGGCGCTATCAGTACGGCGGGCAGTTCCAGACGCGTTCGCCGGCGACGAACGTGTCTCCGGACGTCGCGACGTACACCGGCCGCGACGGGTCGGGGAACACCGCGTGCAGCGGTCCCAGGGCGTTCGCGCAGACCAGCGGGTCTATGGGCTTCTTCGTCGCCTCGAGGAGGGACAGGAGGTCACGCACGGGGTCGAAGATCGGGTCGTCGGAGCCGGCGCTGGTGACGTAGCCGCAGGGGGTGTGCTCCGAGCTGCTCCAGAAGCCGGTGGGGTCCCAGTACTTCGTCGGCGAGCCCCACGGGATGTACTCGGCGCAGAGGTACACGGGCACGCCGGGGGTGGCGGCGTACGACACGATCGTCGGCTTGACGACGATGACGTCGGTGCCCGAGCCGGCGGTCGACGCGGCGTCCATGCCTGCGTGTGTCGGGTGGCCGACCTGCACGGTGCACTTGAGCCGCCCGTCGACGCCGGTCAGCGGCCCGCCCGCCAGCAGGCCCGTGCGCACGCCGGGGAACGTCACGTCGGTCGTCGCGGCCAGCGTGCAGACGTCGGAGTACACGTCGACCACGACGGGCTCCTCGGCACGCCCCGCCGTCGGCAGCAGGAGCGGCAGGAGAGCGAGCAGCGCGGCGGTCTTCCTCATCGCGGCCTCACGGGAACGTAGGGGAGTCGATAGAACCGCGTGCGCGGCGTTCGCGCCAGGCCCCCGCACGAGTCCGTACGTCAGTCGACGGGCATCGGCGCGGACGCGAGGTGCAGCCTCGTGTACGCCAGCGCCTCGGCGAGGTCCGCCTCGCGGTCCGCGCGCGACTCGGCGCGGCGGGTGTTGACCTCCACGACGATCGTGCCCTCGAACGACGTCCTGGCGAGCTGCTCGAGCAACTCCGCGCAGGGCTGCGTACCGCGGCCGGGGATGAGGTGCTCGTCGCGCGGCGTGCCCATGCCGTCGGCGAGGTGGACGTGCACGAGCCGGTCCCCCATGTCGCGCGCCATGGCGATCGCGTCGCTCTGGGAGACGGACGTGTGCGACAGGTCGAGCGTCGTGTGCCGGTACTCGTCGAGCGTGACGTCCCAGTCGGGGGCGTACGGCACCACGGCCCGCCCGCGGGCACGCAGCGGGAACATGTTCTCGACCGCGAACCGTACGTCGGTCTCGCCGGCCATCCGGTCGATGCCGGCGACGAAGTCGCGCGCGTAGTCGCGCTGCCAGCGGAACGGCGGGTGCACGACGACGGTCTTCGCGCCGAGCGTCTCGCCGACCGTACGAGCGCGTTCGAGCTTCGCCCACGGGTCGGTGCCCCACACGCGCTGCGTGATGAGCAGGCACGGCGCGTGCACCGCGAGGATCGGGATCTGGTGGTAGTCCGAGAGCCGCCGCAGCGCGTCGACGTCCTGGCTGACCGGGTCGGTCCAGACCATGACCTCGACCCCGTCGTAGCCCAGGCGGGCCGCGATCTCGAACGCCGCCGCCGTGCTCTCCGGGTAGGTCGACGCCGTGGACAGCGCGACCTTCGCCGACGGCACGTGGACGACCATGTGCTCACTCTAAGGTGGGCGAATGGTGCAGCTGGACTTCCCGCGCGAGTGGTTCTCCTTCACGAACCCCGACGACCCCGACGAGATGTTCCGCTGCGACGTGACGTGGCTCATGTCGTCGTGGACGTGCATCTTCGGCAACGGCTGCCACGGCATCCTGCGCACCCGCCCCGACGACGGCTGCTGCTCGCACGGCGCGTTCTTCTCCGACAAGGAGGACCAGCGGCGGGTCAAGCGGATGGCGAAGGAGCTCAACGACGACGACTGGCAGTTCCGCGCGGAGGGCCGGCGCAACGGCATCACCGAGGAGGACGACGGCCGCACGCGGACGCGGGTCTTCGACGGCGCCTGCGTGTTCCTCAACCGGCCCGGCTTCGCCGGCGGCGCGGGCTGCGCGCTGCACCGCATGGCCTGGCGCACCGAACGCCACCCGCTCGAGACCAAGCCGGACGTCTGCTGGCAGCTGCCGATCCTCCGTACGCAGGAGTGGGAGGAACGCCTCGACGAGACCAAGGTGCTCGTCACGACGATCACGGAGTTCGACCGGCGCGGCTGGGGCGAGGGCGGCCACGACCTGCACTGGTACTGCACGGAGACGTCCGAGGCGCACGTCGGCAAGGAGCTGCTGTACGAGTCGTACGGACCCGAGCTCGCCGCGATGATGGGCGACGCGGCGTACGCCGTCGTCAAGGCACACTGCGACGCCCGTCGCGCGGCCGGCCTCGTGGCGGTTCATCCCGCTTCCGCAACCTGACGCACGGTTCGTGCGTCTTGGAGCGCAAGGACCTCGTCGACACCGGCCGTCGGGGTCTGGGCGCCGGGCGACGCGACGCCGTTCGCGGCAGGGACGTTCGAGGGCGCGTTCGACGGGCGGCTCGCGATCGGGCTCGCGCGTTAGGGTCGCTTCCCATGAGCACGCTCGTACTGCTGCGGCACGGCCAGAGCACCTGGAACCAGGAGAACAGGTTCACCGGCTGGGTCGACGTCGACCTCACCGCGCAAGGTGAGGAGGAGGCGCGCCGCGGCGGCGTCCTGCTCCGCGAAGCCGGCATCGAGCCGGACGTGCTGCACACGTCGTTGCAGCGCCGCGCGATCCGTACCGCGACGCTCGCGCTGGAGCAGACCGACCGGCTCTGGATCCCCGTACGCCGCTCCTGGCGGCTCAACGAGCGCCACTACGGCGCCCTGCAGGGGAAGGACAAGACGCAGGTGCGCGAGGAGTTCGGGGACGAGCAGTTCATGCTGTGGCGGCGGTCGTACGACACCCCGCCGCCCCCTGTCGACCTGGCCGACGACAACCACCCCGCCAACGACCCGCGTTACGCCGACCTGCCCCCCGACGTGCTGCCCGCGACCGAGTGCCTGAAGGACGTACTCGAACGCATGCTGCCGTACTGGGCCGACGCGATCGTGCCCGACCTGCGCGCGGGTCGTACCGTCCTCGTCGCCGCGCACGGCAACAGCCTGCGCGCGCTCGTGAAGCACCTCGACGGCATGTCCGACGACGCGATCGTCGGCCTCAACGTGCCCACCGGCATCCCGCTGCGCTACGTCCTCGACGACGCGCTGCGGCCGACGGCACAGGTCGATCCGGAGTTCGGCGTCAGCGGGACGTACCTCGACGCCGACGCCGCGCGCACCGCGATCGCCGGGGTGGCGAGCCAGGGCAAGCACTGAGCCGGAAGGGGACGCTCTATGGCTGGACCCAACGCGAAGCTCGACGTCAGCAAGGCCGGTCTGGAGCTGATCGCCGGCTTCGAGGGGTGGCGGGCCGACCTGTACGAGGACGTCGCCGGACACTGCACGATCGGCTACGGCCACCTCGTGCACCAGGGCAACATCACGGCGGCCGACAGGAAGGGGCCGTTCGGCAAGGGCATCACCAAGGAGCAGGGCATGGCGCTGCTGCACAAGGACGCCCAGCGGATGGTGCAGGCGGTCCGCGACTGCGTGACGGTGCCGCTGGCGCAGAACCAGTTCGACGCGCTGGTGTCGTTCGCGTTCAACGTCGGCGCCGGGGCGTTGCGCGGCAGCACGCTCGTCAAGCGGATCAACGCGGGCGAACGCGACGTCGGCGGCGAGTTCGCGAAGTGGAACAAGGCCGGCGGCAAGGTCTACGCGGGCCTGACCCGGCGGCGCGCGGCGGAGGCGGCGATGTTCAGCGGCGGGACGCCGGCCAAGCCCGCCAAGCCCGCCAAGCCCGCGGGAGGCAGCGGGTGGCTGACGCGCGTGCTGAGCGAGGGCGACCGCGGAGCCGACGTCACGGAGCTGCAGCGCCGCCTCGGCATCGGCGCGGACGGCGTCT
This window encodes:
- a CDS encoding sugar phosphate isomerase/epimerase, which encodes MVVHVPSAKVALSTASTYPESTAAAFEIAARLGYDGVEVMVWTDPVSQDVDALRRLSDYHQIPILAVHAPCLLITQRVWGTDPWAKLERARTVGETLGAKTVVVHPPFRWQRDYARDFVAGIDRMAGETDVRFAVENMFPLRARGRAVVPYAPDWDVTLDEYRHTTLDLSHTSVSQSDAIAMARDMGDRLVHVHLADGMGTPRDEHLIPGRGTQPCAELLEQLARTSFEGTIVVEVNTRRAESRADREADLAEALAYTRLHLASAPMPVD
- a CDS encoding phosphoglyceromutase, which produces MSTLVLLRHGQSTWNQENRFTGWVDVDLTAQGEEEARRGGVLLREAGIEPDVLHTSLQRRAIRTATLALEQTDRLWIPVRRSWRLNERHYGALQGKDKTQVREEFGDEQFMLWRRSYDTPPPPVDLADDNHPANDPRYADLPPDVLPATECLKDVLERMLPYWADAIVPDLRAGRTVLVAAHGNSLRALVKHLDGMSDDAIVGLNVPTGIPLRYVLDDALRPTAQVDPEFGVSGTYLDADAARTAIAGVASQGKH
- a CDS encoding glycoside hydrolase family protein — translated: MAGPNAKLDVSKAGLELIAGFEGWRADLYEDVAGHCTIGYGHLVHQGNITAADRKGPFGKGITKEQGMALLHKDAQRMVQAVRDCVTVPLAQNQFDALVSFAFNVGAGALRGSTLVKRINAGERDVGGEFAKWNKAGGKVYAGLTRRRAAEAAMFSGGTPAKPAKPAKPAGGSGWLTRVLSEGDRGADVTELQRRLGIGADGVFGPLTDKAVRAFQQKNGLVADGKVGPKTAAKL